Genomic segment of Magnetococcales bacterium:
GTTTTGCTCGGCAATCATCTGCGCCACCTTCTCCAGACGGGGGATCCGTTCCAGCAGGCGACTGCCGATCCCGGGGTGGGCCGCAAAACGGTCCAACTCCTTTTTGGAAACGTTCCCCTCACCGAAAATCCTCTTCAGGGTGGCTCCAGGCAGGGTGATGCACCCCAACTGGGAAAGCCCGGCGGCCAGTTCGAACTGCCAGCTGTCAACGCGATCAATTCCTTTGGCCATATGGCGCACCAGTCGCTTGATCCGGGAGGTACGACGAAAGGCCACCGGGTTGGCCAATGCCAGGACTTCGGTGAGTAGATGAATCGTGCCGGCGAGGGTTTCCTGCAATAGTTTTTGTACAGATTGACGGGCATCAAGCAGCGCCAGATGGGTTTTCACCCTGGCCTTCAAAATCGGTGGAGAGACCGGCTTGGTGATATAATCCACCCCACCTGCGGCAAACCCCTTGGCCTCATCCTCGATCTCAGCTTCAGCAGTCACAAAAATAACCGGAACTTCCCTGATCTTCTCCATCTGCTTCAACTGGCGGCACACCTCATAGCCATCCATTTCCGGCATGCGCACATCCAGCAAAATCAAATCGGGCAGAGAAGAGCCATGGGTGACAATCTTAAGGGCGGAGAGGCCATCCCGGGCGATCAGAAGGCGATATTCCTGACCCAGGTTGGCTACCAAAACATCGATGTGTGCCGGGGTGTCATCCACCAACAAGAGGGTCTGCTTTTTCGAGTTTTCATCCATAGCACCATCTCCACTCCCCTTCTGGGGTCGGGATTTTCAAAGAACTTGAGAATACAAAACAAAATAACAGCCAGCATTTCCAGCCTGCAATGGAGATCGACCCCATGAACCATGGCAGATGAACCGAATCAGACGTTGGAAAGTCACTTGACGAGACCCAACGAATAGATCCTGTTCGAGCGCAACCGGAACTTTGCCACGCCAGGGGGAACAAAAGAGATGATACCTGATTTTAACAAGATCCAATCAATCCCTTACCGAAAAGCCAACCTAAAAAATGATCAACTCTCTCAACTTTGACAATCGCACTGTCAAAGAGCTTCCCAAAGATCCCAAGGATTCTCCCCATACCCGGCCTGTCTTGGGTGCATTTTGGTCGGCTGTGAAGCCAAAACCGGTGACATCCCCCGAGTTGGTCGCCCACGCCTCAGAAGTCGCTGAACTGCTGGGACTGACCCCGGAAGAGACCGGACAGGCTGATTTTATCGATATTTTTTCCGGCAATCGCTTGGCCCACGGCATGGAACCCTATGCCAGCTGCTATGGGGGGCATCAATTTGGTCGCTGGGCTGGACAATTGGGGGATGGACGGGCCATCGGGCTTGGGGAAGTGGTCAACCGGGCTGGGGAGCGCTGGGAGTTGCAACTCAAGGGCTCCGGACTCACCCCTTACTCCAGAGGGGGGGATGGCCTGGCTGTGCTGCGCTCATCGATTCGGGAATTTTTATGCAGCGAGGCCATGCACCACCTGGGCATTGCCACCACCCGTGCCCTCAGTGTGATCACCACAGGTGAGCCCGTCACCCGGGATATGTTTTATGATGGCCATCCCCGCCACGAACCAGGCGCCGTGGTGTGCCGGGTCTCCCCCTCTTTCATCCGTTTTGGTCATTTTGAAATTTTTGCCAAACGGGGGGAAAATAAACTCCTGGAGCAACTGGTTGATTTTACCATTTCCCGGGATTTTCCAGAACTTGCCCACATTGAATCCACCTCGGAACGTCGGCAGATCTGGTTTACTCAAGTGTGTGAACGCACCGCCCGTTTGATGGTGGAGTGGCTGCGGGTGGGATTTGTCCACGGGGTGATGAACACCGACAACATGTCCATTCTGGGGCTCACCATCGATTATGGTCCCTATGGCTGGATCGACCATTTCGACGCCAACTGGACCCCCAACACCACCGACTCAGAAGAACACCGGTATGCCTATGGCCGCCAGCCCGAGATCGCCCGCTGGAATCTGGAGCGGCTGGCTGAAGCTTTATCCCCCCTGATGGAATCGTCAGCGCTCAACGCTGGGCTGACCCGTTATGATGCCCTCTATTTTGAGCAATTCCAGATCATGCTGGCCACCAAGTTTGGTTGGGGAAGCTGGCAAAAGAGCGACTCGGAGTTGGTTGAGCGGGCTTTTGCGCTGCTCCACAATGCCGAGGTGGATATGACCGATTTTTTCCGGCGTCTGGCCACGGTGGATATCGCTTCAGCCGATATCGACACCTTACGCCCGGCCTTCTATCGGGAGGAGCTGTTTCAGCGTTATCGGGTGCCTTTTTCCCAGTGGCTGGCAAGCTATTCCCAACGGGTAAACCAGGGATTTTTCGGGAAAAATGGGCTGAGCCGCCGCCAAAGCATGGATCAGGTCAACCCCCGTTTTGTGCTTCGCAACTATATTGCCCAGCAAGCCATTGAGCGTTCACAAGAGGGGGATCATCAGCTGGTACGAGAGCTGCTTGAGGTTCTGAAAACCCCCTACGATCATCAACCTGAACATGCCCATTGGTATGGCATCCGGCCTGAATGGGCACGAAACAAACCGGGCTGCTCGATGTTGTCGTGCAGCTCGTAAACCCAGCGAAAGTATGCAGCAAAGGCGCTGACCCGTAACCGCTCAGGTGGTCCAGCGGCGATAGATATCGGTAATTTTAAGGGGAAGTGAGCGCACGTCATCCAGTACCACATAATGGCCTGGACCGAAAAGATGGGGCATATAGTCCCTCGCTTCGGTATCGATGGTGATGCAAAAGGGGTGGATGCCGGTTTGGCGGGCTTCGAGCAACGCCTTGCGGGTATCTTCCAGGCCATACTGCCCCCGATAGCCGTTGCGAAAGCTGTCATAATCTTCGGGCTTGCCATCCGACAGGGTGATCAGCAGTCGAATCCGGGCCTCCTGGCTGTTGAGCAGTTGGCTGGTGTGGCGGATAAACACCCCCATGCGGGTATATTCCATGGGCTTGATGCCGGCAATGTGACGTTCTACTTCCTCTCCATAGGCCTCTTCGAAGTGTTTGATGTGATAAAGCTCACAGCGATTGCGGGTCATGCCGGTAAAACCGTAAACCGCAAAACGATCGTCCAGCACTTGTAACGCTTTGCATAGCAGCACCAAACTTTCCCGAATGGCGTCATTAACCCACCCTTTGGTAGAGCCGCTCATATCCACCAAAATCAGGGTCGCCACATCCCGGTCGTTACGCGCCCGGCTCTGAAACAGACGATGATCCATCTCCTGCCCCCTTTTGGCCTCTACCAGGGACTCCACCAGGGCATCCATATCCACCTCATCCCCTCGCTCCTGCCGCTTGAGCCAGCGCTCCCCACCCCGAAGCATTTCAAAGCTGCGGCGAATCCCCTGCCACAGGCCGTGATATTTTTTCAATGTCTCCACCACGATAGGATCATCCGATGGCGAAATTTCCAGCTCCCGAAGCTGACACCACCTCTTGCGATAGCTGTTACGGTGAAAATCCCACTCGTCATACCAAATCCGCCCCTCCTCGGACTGTTTTGAGTATTGACCAGCCCCACCTTTTTCCTTTCCTTGGGCGGTTGGTGGCAGATCATCGGTCAAATAACCACCGGACCCGGCAGCAGTGAGATATTCCGGGGGGATCTCACCCAGATCCTGAAGGATGGAGGTGGCGAGGGCTTTCAGGTTTTCCGGTGGCAGCAAGGGTTGACCATCCAGACGCAACGCACAGGTGAGGGTTTCGGGACAGCTTTCCAGCTCCAACAAAGGCTCCGGGGGGCTCTTCGCGTCGATGGCCTGCAGGCGAATGGGTTGACGCAGCTGCCCCACCTCACCCACCGCTTTGCGAAAGAGAATTTTTTCCTGCTCCAGACGCCCCTGCATCCTCACGACGGCGGGTTGGTAGAGATCAGCTCCGTGGTAGGGCAACCTCGGGGGAATGGGCGTATCGTAGAGCCGCCCCAACCAAGCTAAGGAACGGTTGCGATCCGCACCGGGGTGGGCCAGCTCCTGTATCGCGGGTTGCCACGCTTCCGAGAACGCATGAGCACCTTGCCAAGAGGCCATCACTCGCCCCAAACCCGGTAGCTGACGCGCCAAAACAGCATCGATACGCCACCTCTCCAAGGAGAGATAAACCCGGGCGGCCACCTCCATATCGGGCCAATGGGCCAGTGTCTGGGGAAGCTCCGGAAAAAAAGTGCCGAAGCGTCCCAACCCCCAGAGGTGAGCAGTCAGGGCGCGGTAGAGCTTGAGATTGTCCGCCTCACTGTCAGCCAGAGCCATGGCTGGAGGCAAGAAAATGGTTTCGGTATCGGTATGGGAATCATGGGCCTCGGCCATCCCGAGACGTCGCCCCCCAAGCCCTACGACAAAGGTCCCAAGCAGCCCGCTGATATCAGCCAGCAACACCGCACCTGCTGACCGGCTTGATACCGGTGGCCCCTTTTTCAATACCGACAAAGCCGATTGCAGTCCCTCCCGGTCAAAGCGGTCCATCACCGCTTCCAACCAGCGTTCCAGGTCCGGGATCTCCAGATCATCCAAAACCGGTGACATCCGCGCGGCACATTGAAAAGCCATCTCCGGATTGATTTTGGCCAAAATCGGCAGCCAGTGGAGCATCGCCTGCTGCTTTTGGGGTGATCGGGCCGCGAGTTCCCGGGCCGGCGCAATGGCGGTGCGCCGGGAGGAGAGGGCCGCCTCCAAAACCTCCTCCAGCTGCTCCTCCAGCTCATCTACCCCCAGTTGGTTTGGATCCGTGGCCATGGGGTTTTAAAAGATCGACTCACAAAGGGCATCCACCGCCGCGATCATTTCCGGATCGTCGGTCAACGCCTGGGTGATAGCCGCCGCACACGCTTGTGCAGGGGTGTGGCCGGCGTGGATCAGCTTGCCCGCATGAACCAGCAGCCGGGTGCTGGCCCCCTCCTCCAGGCCGTTGCCCTTGAGGTTGCGGGTCAAATGGGCAAACTTGACCAGAGAGGCCGCCATTTTCCCAGCCAAGCCCGCTTCCCTTTGGATGATCACCGCTTCCAGCTCCGCCTCGGGATAATCAAAGGCCATGGCGACAAACCGCTGCCGGGTGGACTGTTTCAGGTCTTTCAACACCGACTGGTAGCCGGGATTGTAGGAGATCACCAGGGAAAAATCCGGGTCCGCCGTGAGCAGCGTTCCCAGCTTTTCCATGGGCAAAATCCGCCGATCATCGGCCAAAGGATGGATCACCACCGTGGTATCCTTGCGGGCCTCGACAATCTCATCCAGATAGCAGATACCGCCGTGACGCACCGCCCGGGTGAGAGGTCCGTCCTGCCAGACCGTCTCCCCCCCCACCACCAGATAACGCCCCACCAAGTCGGTCGCGGTCATATCCTCGTGGCAGGAGACGGTGATCAAGGGACGCTTCAACCGCCAGGCCATGTGTTCCACAAAGCGGCTTTTTCCACAACCGGTGGGGCCTTTCAAAAGCAGGGGCAGATGGTTGTCGCAGGCTGCGGTAAAGAGATTGATTTCGTTACCTGACGGCTCAAAATAGGGCTCGTCAAGAATGCGATTTTCTTCTACCGCCAAAACAGATGAGGACATAGGGACTCCTTTGGCTGGGCCAGGTCGATCCAGATAAACAGGGCTTGGAAACTCCCCCGGCGAGGATCTGTCCAAGCCCAGGTATTCCTACTTGCATGCTGGAAAAATCATGACTAGGATACCTGTGGGTGAGTTATGAAAACTCATTTAAAATCAGGTAAATGAATGCACACTAAAAAACAAGACAAACCGCCCAAAAACGAACCAAAATTCCCCCAAAAATTCCAGAGAATTGGAACCCACATGATCCCATCTCAACGCTTGATGACGCTACTGGCACTCTGCACGCTCATTTTCGCCACGCTTCCGGCCCAGGCAGCTGAAGAACCCCCACCTCCCACCTCGATCACCTCTGAAGAGACCCGCTCCCTGACGTCTCAAATGTATCGGGCCATCCGCCAGGGAAAATTCAATATCCACGGAGACCACACCGCTGTGGATATTTTGATCCTGAACCGGGATATTCCCATCACCTATGACTATATCGCCACCCTGATGCGCACCCCCAACGCCTTTGGTGAGGGCCCGGCCTGCATCGTCTGCCACAGCTCCAACAAGCCCGAACACAGCTATCGTGGTTTGGATCTCTCCACCTGCGAAGGGATGCTCCGAGGCTCTACCGAAGAGCCCCCCAGGCCAGTCCTGCTGCCGGGAAACCCGGAAGAGAGCACTCTTGTGCAGCGCTTGACCAGCAACCGGATGCCCCTGGGCTCCCCCTTCTTTCAGGATGTGGACAGCCCAGCCATCGAGACAGTCAAAAACTGGATCAACGATGGGGCTAAAAAGGGGGAGCATTTCGATAAAAATGTCCTGCCCCTCTTCAGCAGTCCAGACGCCTTTGGGGGAGAGTTTCCCTGTACTGAATGTCACCCCAGCACCAACGGCCTGAGCCTCACCAGCCATCGCAATATCATGCGGGGAGCCTTCTATAAAAGCCGTAAAAAAGAGGGCCTGCCCATCCAACCGGTGGTGATTCCCGGGGATGCCGAGCGTAGCCCTCTCTATCAACGGCTGACCACCAACCGCATGCCCCCCGGCATCAGCCCCGGTGAAGATATCAACCACCCCAACATCCAAATCCTCACCCGATGGGTCAAACAAGGGGCTTGGTGTAATTAATCCACGGTCCGAACTCAAGCTCTTCGAGTCCGACCACTCCCGGGGAGTTCCATCTCCGCCTTTGGATGCGCCATAAATGCTTTTCCCACTGGGATGCCACGATTGCGTGTGGCATCCCCAGTGGGGGGGCTACACACACATCATCCCCACATCCGCCTCCGACAGAACAACCAATCCCCACCCCCTCATTCTGAAGATCTTTCACACCCACCTCCCTGCCCCACCATACCTCCTCTGATCGAACCAAAAACCTCTCGCAGAGTAGTTCCACCTCAAAACCTAATACTCTTCCCTGGCTCGTCATCCCCGTGAAAGCAGGGATCCAGGGAGATCATGAGGCCCTCGATAAAAAACTGAATGTTCTGTAAGTTGCTTATTTTGCAGAAAGTTACTGAAGGTTTGGAAAGGTTCGCGCTAGACACCCTGGATTCCCGCCTTCACGCTTCACGGGAATGACGGCAAAAGGGCAACGGCATGTGCCCAGTTCTTGATTGGCATTGCTATAAAACCCGATGGGTCAGCCACCGCGAATTTGCAGGTAGGCTTTCGCCATCTGCTCAGGGTTGTGAAACTGGGACTGAAACAGCGCATAAAAACGCCCTTCAGGATCAATCAGATAAAAAGCCGAGGAGTGGTCCACGCTATACTCCCCATCCACCTCCGGGGAAAATTCATAGATGGCATGCACCTGTTTGCTGAACCCCCGAAGCGCCTCAGGACCACCCGTTACCCCCATAAAATCGGCATGAAAATAGGGCACGTAATCCTTCAACACTGCCAGGGTATCCCGCTTGGGATCCACGGAGACAAAATAGGTGTGGGTATCGGCCAATATCTGGGAGGAAGCGGGCAAGTGCCCATACATCTCCACCAACAGGCTCATGGAGAGGGGGCAAACATCGGGGCAGTGGGTGTAGCCGAAAAAAAGAAAGCTCCAGCGCCCTTTCAGCCTTTCCAGGTCGAAGGGTTGACCCAAATGATCCACCAACTGGAAGGGGGTCAGGGGGATTGGTTGGGGCAGGACCACTCCCCGGAGCGCTTCTTCAGCCGGAATGGTTGGTTCGGTTTGGTGGCTGAAGAGTTGATAGCCGGAAACCACCCCAACCAGGATCAATATCCCGGCGATAGCCAGCTGAAACAGGGGCGGCCTCTGTCTCTGTTGGGGTTGGGTCATGGTGGGGCCTCCTGTCAAAAGGTGCTATCCGACTGGGAAAGCCCCCATCCAAAGCAACAAATCGATATCAGACCAACGTCAAGTTGACATCTATCACGATCGCCACGAACAAGATACCCAGATAGCGCATGGAGCCGATAAAATTGGACCAACCCATCTCCCGGGTGGGAAGCTGGATCATGCGCCAGTTGCCGATCAAAAACAGCACACCAGCTACCGTAGCGCCCAATAGATAGATCCCCCCCAGTTGGTGATAGAGGTAGGGAAGCATGGAAGCGGCCACCAGCATCAGGCTGTTGACGAAGATAAAGAGCGCGGTCTGTTTTTCTCCTACCACCACCGGCAACATGGGAATCCCCACCTGGCGATACTCCTCCTTGAGGTGGATGGCCAGGCTCCAAAAATGGGAGGGGGTCCAGAAAAAGAGCACCAGCGCCAAAGAGAGAGGCAGTGCGGTCAGCTCAGGTGACACCGTAGCAGCCCCGGAAAGCACGGCAAAACTCCCCGCAAGCCCCCCCAGGACAATATTAAGACGACTGCGCCGCTTCAGCCACACCGTATAGACGATGCCGTAGGAAAAAGCGCCCAAAAAGAGATGGATCGCCACGGCCACATTAAAAAATTGATACGCCAGCCCCACCCCCGAAACCAACAATCCCCCAGCCAGCCACAAGGCGTGATCCGCATGGGGCAAAGCTTCACGGGCGAGAGGTCGATTGGCAGTGCGGGGCATGATGCGATCGATATCCCGATCATACCAGTGGTTGAAAACAGCCGAGCTGGAAGCCCCCAGCAGCATCACCAAAACCAACTGCAAAAGATGCACCCCTGAATATTCCGGAGCCATGGCCAGGTAGGAAACCACTGCGGTAAGGGCGATCATGCCGCCAATGCGCAGCTTCAGCAGTTCGATATAATTTTTAATGTGGGTCGCCATGTCAGGATGCCTGGAAGTGGAGGGCTTCAAGCTTATCGGCTCCCCTCCTTCCATGTGTAAGCGAAGGGGGGGAGCCGGATCTGAATCAGGTTGGCGGTGGTCAGGCTTAAGGGCCGTAGACCGAAACCTTGTAGTAGATGGACAGATAGATGCCGAAACAAAAGAGCAGCATCAACCCGGCGGCTATCAGACGTTTGCGTTTTCCAGCCTTGCCGCCAAAATCGTTGCCGGTATCGTTACCGGTATTATCGTTTGGCATAGTCGTATGGCGTCCACTCTTCGCTCACCTTAACATCTTCCAGGAAGTTGCCAGGGCCAGGGGGATTGACGGTATGGGTCCACTCCAGAGAGGCAGAGCGCCAGGGGTTGGCCGAAGAAGCCTCGCCGTTGATAGCGCTCTTGATCCAGTTGAAGATGGTGAGAGCCATGCCGGTACCGATCATGATGGCACCCAGCATGGCGACAAAATGCCAGTTTTCAAACTGGGGATACATCTCATAATCCCAGTAACGCCGGGGCATGCCGTCGATACCGATGATAAAGAGCGGGATGAAGGTGATGTTCACACCAACAAAGTTGAGCCAAAAACCGATGGTACCCAGTTTTTCGTCCGTCATCTTGCCAGTCATCTTCGGGAACCAGTAATAAACCCCGGCAAACACCGAAAAAGTAGCGAAAATACCCATGATGTAGTGAAAGTGGGCATGGACGAAGGAGGTCTCCGAAAGGTGGAGATCCAGAGCCGTAATAGCCAGCGGAATACCGGTCAAACCCCCGACCAGGAAGAGGAAGAGGCAAGCGACGGCATATTTCATCGGGATGGAGAAGGTGATGGAACCCCGATAAAGGGTGCCGAACAGGGAGATCGCCATAAGCCCCACCGGTATGGAGATCAGAAGAGTACTGACCATCTGACCGATACGGATCCAGTTGGGCATACCCGAAACATAGAGGTGATGCACCCACACTTCACCAGAGATCAAAACCGTCCCCCACATGCCGCCATAGACACCGGCCTTGTAGTTGAAGATGCGGTTTTTGCTAAAGGTGGCGACGATCTCGTAGAGAATACCCAGAGCCGGCAGCAGGATCACATAGACCGCTGGATGGGAGTAGAACCAGAAAAGATTCTGATAAAGCAGGACATCGCCACCCGCTGACGGATCAAAAAAGTGGGTGCCCATATATTTATCGAAGAGCAGCATGGTAACGGCTGCGGCCAAAACCGGCACGAAGACCAGCTGGATGACGAAAGCCGTCACCGTGGACCAGACAAACATGTTGAGCTGGTTCCAACCCATGCCGGGGGCCCGCATGTAGATCACAGTGACCAAAAAGTTGACCGCACCCAAGATGGAAGAGAAGCCCAGCAGGTGAACCGTAAAGACGTAAAAGGCTGTGTTCCCACTCGTCACCAACGAATAGGGCGGATAGCCGGTCCACATGATGTCCGGGGCATCGGGCACGATGAAGGTCAGGAGTGCGACGATAATGCCGGTATAAAAGAGCCAGACGGAGAAGGCATTGATGCGGGGAAAAGCGACATCCTTGGCCCCGATCATCAGCGGTAGAAAATAGTTGGCTGCAAACCCGGTGAGCCCCGGAATCAAAAAACCCAAGATCATGGCTGCGCCATGAAAATAGAGCCAGACGTTATATTGGTTACCGGCATCCATGGCGCTGTCGGCCAGGGTGGGGCCCAGACTGGACTGCTCGATCCGAATCAAAAGGGCCATGATACCGGCAATGCCGAAGGCCGCGATGGAGCCAATCAGGTAGAGAACCCCGATCCGCTTGTGGTCGGTGGTAAAGATCCACTCGCTCAATTTAAACTTTTCCGATTGGGCGCTCATGCGTTTTCCTCCTCCGCTCTTTTCTGAAGCCACTCGTCAAACTTGGGCTGGGGAATCGCCTTGACGGGCGCATACATGCGAGAGTGCAGAACGCCGCAAAACTCCACGCAGGTGACCCAAGACTCAGCCTCTTCCTTGGGATTAAACCAGATATAGGTGATACGACCCGGCATCAGATCTTCCTTGACCCGGTATTTGGTCAAACCAAAGGAGTGGATCACGTCGTTGGAGGTCATGCGCAGCACCACTGGAGTTCCCACTGGAACCACCAGGCCATCCCCTTCTTTTCCATCCACATCATAGGAAGAGGTGG
This window contains:
- a CDS encoding SCO family protein, giving the protein MTQPQQRQRPPLFQLAIAGILILVGVVSGYQLFSHQTEPTIPAEEALRGVVLPQPIPLTPFQLVDHLGQPFDLERLKGRWSFLFFGYTHCPDVCPLSMSLLVEMYGHLPASSQILADTHTYFVSVDPKRDTLAVLKDYVPYFHADFMGVTGGPEALRGFSKQVHAIYEFSPEVDGEYSVDHSSAFYLIDPEGRFYALFQSQFHNPEQMAKAYLQIRGG
- a CDS encoding response regulator — protein: MDENSKKQTLLLVDDTPAHIDVLVANLGQEYRLLIARDGLSALKIVTHGSSLPDLILLDVRMPEMDGYEVCRQLKQMEKIREVPVIFVTAEAEIEDEAKGFAAGGVDYITKPVSPPILKARVKTHLALLDARQSVQKLLQETLAGTIHLLTEVLALANPVAFRRTSRIKRLVRHMAKGIDRVDSWQFELAAGLSQLGCITLPGATLKRIFGEGNVSKKELDRFAAHPGIGSRLLERIPRLEKVAQMIAEQNEPRPGPFWDDPKERNAGVLGSQLIKMAFDFERQRTKGVPPEEIIQKMGRKPDLFDPALVKILASHPDFQSNERRVTLKELTTDMIIIQDVLSQSGEKILLKGTEVTPPILEFITASAGDEGIQEPLLVQLVSS
- a CDS encoding cbb3-type cytochrome c oxidase subunit I — translated: MSAQSEKFKLSEWIFTTDHKRIGVLYLIGSIAAFGIAGIMALLIRIEQSSLGPTLADSAMDAGNQYNVWLYFHGAAMILGFLIPGLTGFAANYFLPLMIGAKDVAFPRINAFSVWLFYTGIIVALLTFIVPDAPDIMWTGYPPYSLVTSGNTAFYVFTVHLLGFSSILGAVNFLVTVIYMRAPGMGWNQLNMFVWSTVTAFVIQLVFVPVLAAAVTMLLFDKYMGTHFFDPSAGGDVLLYQNLFWFYSHPAVYVILLPALGILYEIVATFSKNRIFNYKAGVYGGMWGTVLISGEVWVHHLYVSGMPNWIRIGQMVSTLLISIPVGLMAISLFGTLYRGSITFSIPMKYAVACLFLFLVGGLTGIPLAITALDLHLSETSFVHAHFHYIMGIFATFSVFAGVYYWFPKMTGKMTDEKLGTIGFWLNFVGVNITFIPLFIIGIDGMPRRYWDYEMYPQFENWHFVAMLGAIMIGTGMALTIFNWIKSAINGEASSANPWRSASLEWTHTVNPPGPGNFLEDVKVSEEWTPYDYAKR
- a CDS encoding nitric oxide reductase activation protein produces the protein MATDPNQLGVDELEEQLEEVLEAALSSRRTAIAPARELAARSPQKQQAMLHWLPILAKINPEMAFQCAARMSPVLDDLEIPDLERWLEAVMDRFDREGLQSALSVLKKGPPVSSRSAGAVLLADISGLLGTFVVGLGGRRLGMAEAHDSHTDTETIFLPPAMALADSEADNLKLYRALTAHLWGLGRFGTFFPELPQTLAHWPDMEVAARVYLSLERWRIDAVLARQLPGLGRVMASWQGAHAFSEAWQPAIQELAHPGADRNRSLAWLGRLYDTPIPPRLPYHGADLYQPAVVRMQGRLEQEKILFRKAVGEVGQLRQPIRLQAIDAKSPPEPLLELESCPETLTCALRLDGQPLLPPENLKALATSILQDLGEIPPEYLTAAGSGGYLTDDLPPTAQGKEKGGAGQYSKQSEEGRIWYDEWDFHRNSYRKRWCQLRELEISPSDDPIVVETLKKYHGLWQGIRRSFEMLRGGERWLKRQERGDEVDMDALVESLVEAKRGQEMDHRLFQSRARNDRDVATLILVDMSGSTKGWVNDAIRESLVLLCKALQVLDDRFAVYGFTGMTRNRCELYHIKHFEEAYGEEVERHIAGIKPMEYTRMGVFIRHTSQLLNSQEARIRLLITLSDGKPEDYDSFRNGYRGQYGLEDTRKALLEARQTGIHPFCITIDTEARDYMPHLFGPGHYVVLDDVRSLPLKITDIYRRWTT
- the cyoE gene encoding protoheme IX farnesyltransferase, producing the protein MATHIKNYIELLKLRIGGMIALTAVVSYLAMAPEYSGVHLLQLVLVMLLGASSSAVFNHWYDRDIDRIMPRTANRPLAREALPHADHALWLAGGLLVSGVGLAYQFFNVAVAIHLFLGAFSYGIVYTVWLKRRSRLNIVLGGLAGSFAVLSGAATVSPELTALPLSLALVLFFWTPSHFWSLAIHLKEEYRQVGIPMLPVVVGEKQTALFIFVNSLMLVAASMLPYLYHQLGGIYLLGATVAGVLFLIGNWRMIQLPTREMGWSNFIGSMRYLGILFVAIVIDVNLTLV
- a CDS encoding YdiU family protein, producing MNSLNFDNRTVKELPKDPKDSPHTRPVLGAFWSAVKPKPVTSPELVAHASEVAELLGLTPEETGQADFIDIFSGNRLAHGMEPYASCYGGHQFGRWAGQLGDGRAIGLGEVVNRAGERWELQLKGSGLTPYSRGGDGLAVLRSSIREFLCSEAMHHLGIATTRALSVITTGEPVTRDMFYDGHPRHEPGAVVCRVSPSFIRFGHFEIFAKRGENKLLEQLVDFTISRDFPELAHIESTSERRQIWFTQVCERTARLMVEWLRVGFVHGVMNTDNMSILGLTIDYGPYGWIDHFDANWTPNTTDSEEHRYAYGRQPEIARWNLERLAEALSPLMESSALNAGLTRYDALYFEQFQIMLATKFGWGSWQKSDSELVERAFALLHNAEVDMTDFFRRLATVDIASADIDTLRPAFYREELFQRYRVPFSQWLASYSQRVNQGFFGKNGLSRRQSMDQVNPRFVLRNYIAQQAIERSQEGDHQLVRELLEVLKTPYDHQPEHAHWYGIRPEWARNKPGCSMLSCSS
- a CDS encoding CbbQ/NirQ/NorQ/GpvN family protein; translated protein: MSSSVLAVEENRILDEPYFEPSGNEINLFTAACDNHLPLLLKGPTGCGKSRFVEHMAWRLKRPLITVSCHEDMTATDLVGRYLVVGGETVWQDGPLTRAVRHGGICYLDEIVEARKDTTVVIHPLADDRRILPMEKLGTLLTADPDFSLVISYNPGYQSVLKDLKQSTRQRFVAMAFDYPEAELEAVIIQREAGLAGKMAASLVKFAHLTRNLKGNGLEEGASTRLLVHAGKLIHAGHTPAQACAAAITQALTDDPEMIAAVDALCESIF